The Amycolatopsis sp. QT-25 genomic sequence GTGGTCGCCGCGATCGGCGGCATGGTCGTCCCGGCGCTGGTCGCGCTCGCGGTCGGCTGGGGAACGCCGGGCATCGAACGCGCGTGGGCCATCCCGGTCGCCACGGACATCGCGTTCGCGCTGGGCGTCCTGGCGTTGACCGCGTCGAACCTGCCGAACAGCGCCAGGGTCTTCCTGCTCTCCCTCGCGGTGGTCGACGACCTCGGTGCCATTCTCGTCATCGCGATCCTGTTCACCGCGAAGTTCGACCTCGTCGCCGCGGGTGTCGCCGTCGTCGCGCTCGCGTTGTACGCCTACCTGCAGAAACGCCGCGTCCGCAGCGCCTGGATCCACGTGCCGCTGGCCTTGATCACCTGGATCGCGGTGCACTCGGCGGGTATTCACGCCACCATCGCCGGCGTCGCGCTCGGCCTGCTCACCCGCGTCCGCGCCGACGAGGGCGAGGAGCACGCGCCCGCGATCCGGCTCGAACACCGGTTGCAGCCGTGGTCGGCCGCGGTCGCGGTGCCGTTGTTCGCGCTGTTCGCGGCCGGGATCAAGGTGGACGGCGAATCGCTCGGAGCGGTGTTCACCACCGCGTTGCCGCTGGCCGTGCTGATCGGACTGGTCGGCGGCAAGCTGCTCGGCATCTTCACCGCCAGCCTGCTGGCGGTGAAGTTCAAACTCGCGGAGAAACCCAGGGGGATG encodes the following:
- the nhaA gene encoding Na+/H+ antiporter NhaA; translated protein: MSGPTRPAKTVVADFARYLRTETTGGMILLGATAIALLWANSPVDDLYRAIRDFRLGPEFLHLNLTIGDWAKDGLLALFFFVAGLELKRELVVGELSRFKQAILPVVAAIGGMVVPALVALAVGWGTPGIERAWAIPVATDIAFALGVLALTASNLPNSARVFLLSLAVVDDLGAILVIAILFTAKFDLVAAGVAVVALALYAYLQKRRVRSAWIHVPLALITWIAVHSAGIHATIAGVALGLLTRVRADEGEEHAPAIRLEHRLQPWSAAVAVPLFALFAAGIKVDGESLGAVFTTALPLAVLIGLVGGKLLGIFTASLLAVKFKLAEKPRGMGWRDIGALSMLGGVGFTVSLLIADLALDGEAVELAKAAVLIASAIASLSAAAMLVHRSRVHARED